Below is a window of Candidatus Omnitrophota bacterium DNA.
AGTCCTTGGGCGTATTTGCGCGCGGGCGGGCTCATCCTCGTCCCAATCCTTCTTTTGGGAATTCTTTCCCTGGGCGCCGCACTGTGGAAATGGCTTTCGTTCGTGCGCATGCGGGTGCGTTGGGACGCGGATCTGCGCGCAATCATCAGCCTGATGCGCGCGGGTAAAGAGAAATTGGCCCGGGAACGGGCCGTGCCCCTGGGCGAACCTGCGGGCCCCGTTTTGCTTACAGGCATTGATTGGGCGGGAGAGAGTGAAGAGCGCACTGAAGAACAAATGCTCTCCGAGGTGATGAAGCGCATTCCCCGGCTGGAGCGCGGGCTGGCTTTGCTCAGTGTGACAGCGGCAGTGGCGCCCTTGCTCGGGCTTTTGGGAACCGTGACCGGCATGATCCACACCTTCAACCTGGTGACGATTTTCGGCGCAGGCAAAGCCCAGCTTCTTTCGAGCGGAATTTCCGAAGCGCTGATCACGACCGAGTTCGGACTTATTGTGGCAGTACCGGCACTTTTGGCCCACGCGTTTTTGTCGCGCCGCGTGCGGCAGCTGATCATGCGCTTGGAACAGTTGTGCCATGAGTTTTCCTCCGCAATTCATTTTGGGGAACGCAGCGTTTTGGTTCCGGGGAGCCGCCAATGGCCGGACTCTTAGTCCGCTGCACCGAGTACTGGAGCCGGGGGGGCCTTCTGTTGGCTGTGTTGGCCGCGGTGTGCTTTGCCATGTGGGTTGTATTGCTGAATCTCTATTCAAGACTTCGAGAAGAGAAAGCCTGCGAACCCATCCCTCAACTGCGCAAGGACCTGACCGTCCTGAAAGCCCTGGTGAGCGCAGCCCCCTTGCTCGGGCTCCTGGGCACCGTGATGGGCCTGGTCCAAACCTTTGGCACACTTAGTGCCGGCGGAGGCCCCACAAATCAAGCCTTGGCCCAAGGCGTGGGCCGGGCCCTGGTCACCACGCAG
It encodes the following:
- a CDS encoding MotA/TolQ/ExbB proton channel family protein, with product MAGLLVRCTEYWSRGGLLLAVLAAVCFAMWVVLLNLYSRLREEKACEPIPQLRKDLTVLKALVSAAPLLGLLGTVMGLVQTFGTLSAGGGPTNQALAQGVGRALVTTQYGLVIALPGLIGIGVIQRQIRKVELVHAVRKIEIGRAQ
- a CDS encoding MotA/TolQ/ExbB proton channel family protein → MRVRWDADLRAIISLMRAGKEKLARERAVPLGEPAGPVLLTGIDWAGESEERTEEQMLSEVMKRIPRLERGLALLSVTAAVAPLLGLLGTVTGMIHTFNLVTIFGAGKAQLLSSGISEALITTEFGLIVAVPALLAHAFLSRRVRQLIMRLEQLCHEFSSAIHFGERSVLVPGSRQWPDS